In Veillonellaceae bacterium, one DNA window encodes the following:
- the bioB gene encoding biotin synthase BioB: MDLGKKVLEGGQVTKEEALQLAALPDCDLPFLLAMADKIRRHFVGDEVDLCSIVNGRSGLCPENCAFCAQSAHHKAAINVYPLMSADDFVAAAKKAEAGGALRFSIVTSGRGADGDNDFPKIIEALSRIKAETKLEICASLGILSPENAKALVEVGVSRYHHNVETSSGYYDQICTTHTYQERAATIKVAKEAGLELCVGGIIGLGESMADRIDMAFEVKSFDISSMPINILNPIQGTKLADQPALAKREILKTFAIFRFILPACGIRTAGGREYNLGDLQAMALMSGINGMLIGGYLTTSGRQFADDIKMVHDLGLIPLSARDRAEQAK, encoded by the coding sequence ATGGATTTAGGAAAAAAGGTGCTTGAAGGCGGACAGGTAACAAAGGAGGAAGCGCTGCAGCTGGCGGCCCTGCCGGACTGTGACCTGCCGTTTTTATTGGCCATGGCCGATAAAATTCGCCGCCATTTCGTCGGCGATGAAGTTGATCTTTGTTCGATTGTTAACGGCCGGTCGGGCCTGTGCCCGGAAAACTGTGCCTTTTGCGCCCAGTCAGCCCATCATAAAGCGGCTATTAACGTTTATCCTTTGATGAGCGCCGATGATTTTGTAGCAGCCGCAAAAAAAGCTGAGGCCGGCGGCGCGCTTCGCTTCAGTATAGTGACCAGCGGCCGCGGCGCAGACGGCGATAATGATTTCCCTAAGATTATTGAAGCACTGTCTCGAATAAAAGCCGAAACAAAATTAGAGATATGCGCCTCACTTGGCATCTTGTCGCCCGAGAATGCCAAAGCCCTCGTCGAAGTCGGCGTCAGCCGTTATCATCATAATGTCGAAACCAGTTCCGGCTACTATGACCAGATCTGCACAACCCATACTTATCAAGAGCGGGCGGCAACCATCAAAGTCGCTAAAGAGGCCGGTCTGGAGCTTTGCGTCGGCGGCATTATCGGTTTAGGTGAAAGCATGGCTGATCGCATCGATATGGCATTTGAAGTGAAATCCTTTGACATAAGTTCAATGCCCATCAACATTCTCAACCCCATCCAAGGTACAAAACTGGCTGATCAACCGGCGCTGGCCAAACGGGAAATTTTAAAGACCTTTGCGATTTTCCGGTTTATTTTGCCCGCCTGCGGCATTCGTACCGCCGGCGGCCGCGAATATAATCTTGGCGATCTTCAAGCTATGGCCCTGATGAGCGGCATTAACGGCATGCTGATTGGCGGGTACCTGACAACAAGTGGCCGTCAATTTGCCGATGATATAAAAATGGTTCATGACTTGGGCTTAATACCGCTTTCAGCCAGAGACAGAGCGGAACAGGCGAAATAA
- a CDS encoding glycosyltransferase family 9 protein, giving the protein MASSKRFVIVRLSSIGDVLHCTPVARALKEKFPTCHITWIVGQVSFPMLEANPYIDEVYIWSRERWEKLMRQGKLTEAWQMWRQLKRDMAEREFDVALDIHGLFLSGLVTKATGAPRRIGLSGNKEPNGLFMTEQVPALPQDVHVIQRYLSILRPFGINTKQYDMTLCLTDAAKNFAAKFLNEHNITPEDKLVIINPATTWLSKNWPAEFFASTADSLAVDAKLILCGGPGDRTLADKVLACTKASIIDAVGKTSLLEMAALLGRANLLIVGDTGPLHMAVALGVPTVSVFGPTDPARFGPLPRGHVVFRSKAGCMPCHKTVCSQKDMRCMRSMRPEIVVSAARRILNGRGGL; this is encoded by the coding sequence ATGGCCAGTTCTAAGCGGTTTGTAATTGTTCGCCTGAGTTCAATCGGTGATGTTTTGCACTGCACACCGGTAGCGCGGGCGCTCAAAGAAAAATTTCCAACTTGTCACATTACTTGGATAGTGGGGCAGGTTTCATTTCCCATGCTTGAGGCCAACCCGTATATTGATGAGGTATACATATGGTCCCGGGAACGCTGGGAAAAACTCATGCGTCAAGGCAAGCTGACAGAAGCTTGGCAAATGTGGCGTCAGCTTAAAAGAGACATGGCCGAGCGGGAGTTTGATGTTGCCCTTGATATTCATGGACTGTTTTTAAGCGGTTTGGTTACCAAAGCGACAGGCGCTCCGCGGCGGATTGGGCTAAGCGGTAATAAAGAGCCTAACGGACTGTTTATGACCGAGCAGGTTCCTGCTTTGCCGCAGGACGTTCATGTAATTCAGCGTTATCTAAGTATTTTGCGTCCCTTCGGCATAAATACTAAGCAATATGATATGACCTTATGCCTGACCGATGCGGCAAAGAACTTTGCCGCCAAGTTTTTGAACGAACACAATATTACCCCAGAGGACAAGCTTGTTATAATCAATCCGGCAACTACTTGGCTGTCTAAAAATTGGCCGGCTGAGTTTTTTGCAAGTACGGCTGATTCACTGGCGGTCGATGCAAAGTTGATTTTGTGCGGCGGGCCAGGCGACAGAACATTAGCCGATAAAGTTTTAGCCTGCACCAAAGCGTCGATTATTGACGCAGTTGGCAAAACAAGTCTTCTAGAGATGGCAGCCTTATTAGGGCGGGCAAACCTTTTGATCGTCGGTGATACTGGACCACTCCATATGGCTGTCGCCCTTGGTGTACCGACTGTCAGTGTTTTTGGGCCAACCGATCCGGCCAGATTTGGTCCGCTGCCGCGCGGCCATGTTGTTTTCCGCAGTAAAGCAGGATGCATGCCCTGCCATAAAACAGTCTGTTCCCAAAAAGATATGCGCTGCATGAGAAGCATGAGACCTGAAATAGTGGTGAGCGCCGCCCGGAGGATACTAAACGGACGAGGCGGGCTTTAA
- a CDS encoding FRG domain-containing protein, with translation MSNIYSRAWVDILNKVDDFMAKSSGIVWFRGHSSSKHLLKSGLFRTNLSSMSDYLALESKYYHYYKSLGYLLHDNAEGWELVYSLQHHGGRTRLLDWSESFGTALYFALANWTGEGAAVWMLDPLELNYLAVGEKTIISPALSTIAYPDAYSSGDAVPSIAIYPIKNTQRICSQLGVFTVQGNYLEPLDKEFGGRLVQDGRLEAVMLTADVRQDALRYIKQNGISHFSLFPDLDGLAAHLNNTLIKQS, from the coding sequence GTGAGCAATATCTATTCTCGCGCCTGGGTTGATATTTTAAATAAGGTTGACGATTTCATGGCCAAATCTTCTGGCATTGTTTGGTTTCGTGGTCATAGCAGTTCCAAGCATTTACTAAAATCCGGGCTGTTTCGGACAAATTTGTCGTCAATGTCCGACTACCTGGCATTGGAAAGCAAGTATTATCATTATTATAAGAGTTTGGGTTATTTGCTGCATGATAATGCCGAGGGTTGGGAACTGGTGTATTCGCTACAGCATCATGGCGGCAGGACAAGGCTGCTGGATTGGTCGGAGAGCTTTGGAACAGCGTTATATTTCGCCTTGGCTAACTGGACAGGCGAGGGAGCAGCGGTGTGGATGCTTGACCCGCTTGAATTAAACTATCTTGCTGTCGGCGAAAAGACGATAATCTCACCAGCACTATCTACGATTGCTTATCCGGATGCCTATTCATCAGGCGACGCCGTGCCTTCGATTGCTATTTACCCAATTAAAAATACGCAGCGTATTTGCTCCCAACTTGGCGTATTTACTGTACAGGGAAATTATCTTGAGCCGCTTGACAAGGAATTTGGGGGAAGGCTTGTTCAAGATGGTCGGCTTGAAGCAGTAATGCTTACTGCTGATGTTCGCCAAGATGCGCTGCGCTATATTAAGCAGAATGGGATTAGCCATTTTTCCTTATTTCCTGATCTTGACGGTTTAGCCGCGCATCTTAATAATACTCTGATCAAACAATCGTAA